The following proteins are encoded in a genomic region of Musa acuminata AAA Group cultivar baxijiao chromosome BXJ2-11, Cavendish_Baxijiao_AAA, whole genome shotgun sequence:
- the LOC135627894 gene encoding zinc finger protein CONSTANS-LIKE 7-like translates to MCPDLVQLSTPSPILLEKVRDILPWRSKLEETVYPFPAPSADELSSGSMRSSRRSRSKARRPKYVSLRRHLAPRPPPSPADPSDMFSSAAADDDDDATARCHQLDLFPLQPEHLDRDPHVACLLDDRGGGGEPTIAALLGCGGGGDSSSGSPSPVCLASRSMNREEEEEEEEGGDGDGLARRALRGRERWAYCRSSSSSEEEVASSAAEGNGGVDLWRCVTPQALALKLDYEEILAVWSDRGPLYMDGEGPQVVPQLQHPCDSAVLPVLVEVGCRSSSPWKVPEQPAEGKERSGMSREARVMRYKEKRRNRLFAKRIRYEVRKFNAEKRPRVKGRFVRRNDEDEDHS, encoded by the exons ATGTGTCCTGATTTGGTCCAGCTCAGCACTCCCTCGCCGATCCTTCTAGAAAAAGTGCGCGACATTTTGCCGTGGAGATCGAAACTGGAGGAGACTGTGTACCCTTTTCCTGCTCCATCAGCGGACGAGTTAAGTAGTGGGAGTATGCGGAGCTCTCGGCGATCCCGATCGAAGGCGCGCAGGCCCAAGTACGTCAGCCTCCGTCGTCACCtcgctcctcgtcctcctccttcgcCCGCGGATCCTTCCGACATGTTCTCCTCCGCTGCTGCCGACGATGACGACGACGCCACCGCCCGCTGCCACCAGCTCGACCTCTTCCCCCTCCAGCCGGAGCACCTCGACCGCGACCCCCACGTCGCGTGCCTGCTCGACGACCGCGGCGGGGGCGGGGAGCCGACGATCGCCGCCCTCCTCGGCTGCGGCGGTGGTGGCGACTCCTCATCCGGTTCGCCCTCGCCGGTGTGCCTGGCGTCGCGGTCGATGaaccgggaggaggaggaggaggaggaggagggtggagATGGAGACGGGCTCGCGAGGCGGGCACTCCGGGGACGGGAGCGGTGGGCGTACTgccgctcctcctcctcgtcggaggaggaggtGGCCAGCTCCGCCGCCGAGGGCAACGGTGGCGTGGATCTTTGGCGGTGCGTGACGCCGCAGGCTCTGGCGCTCAAGTTGGACTACGAGGAGATCCTGGCGGTGTGGTCGGACAGGGGGCCGCTTTACATGGACGGCGAAGGTCCTCAGGTCGTGCCGCAGCTCCAACACCCCTGCGACTCCGCGGTCCTCCCG GTGCTGGTGGAGGTGGGGTGCAGGAGCAGTAGTCCATGGAAGGTGCCGGAGCAGCCGGCGGAGGGGAAGGAGAGGAGCGGCATGAGCAGGGAAGCGAGGGTGATGAGGTACAAGGAGAAGAGAAGGAACCGCCTGTTTGCGAAGAGGATACGGTACGAGGTCCGGAAGTTTAACGCTGAGAAGCGGCCACGAGTGAAG GGCCGGTTTGTAAGAAGGAATGATGAAGATGAAGACCATTCTTGA